A region from the Altererythrobacter sp. H2 genome encodes:
- a CDS encoding LD-carboxypeptidase — MKRIAICAPGKRIEREHADAVLDLAQSIGGLELRFHPQCFARHGHFAGDDATRLKALVECANDPSADALWFAAGGYGSNRVAADAVVALGPAAQHKTYLGFSDTGYLLAALFRHGIGRPAHGPMASCIAREGGEAAVRRALGFLGGSTDGLEGGIDDRPAAAFNLMTLAMLCGTDLMPDLTGHVVMVEEVSEHLYAVDRLFFHVTQHLGNVAGIRLGRISDVPENDRPFGASEEDIARHWCARTGIPYLGFADIGHDAGNKIVPFGLAAEALRA, encoded by the coding sequence ATGAAGCGAATTGCCATCTGCGCTCCGGGCAAGCGGATCGAGCGGGAGCACGCGGACGCCGTGCTCGATCTGGCGCAGTCTATTGGCGGGCTCGAGCTGCGGTTTCATCCCCAGTGTTTCGCCCGCCACGGCCATTTCGCCGGGGATGATGCCACGCGGCTGAAGGCGCTGGTGGAGTGCGCCAACGATCCATCTGCCGACGCGCTGTGGTTTGCGGCGGGCGGCTATGGCTCCAACCGGGTTGCGGCAGATGCAGTGGTGGCACTGGGGCCGGCTGCACAGCACAAGACCTATCTGGGTTTCTCCGACACCGGCTACCTGCTGGCTGCGCTTTTTCGCCATGGCATCGGCAGGCCGGCCCACGGCCCGATGGCATCCTGCATCGCGCGGGAGGGGGGCGAGGCAGCGGTGCGCCGCGCGCTGGGGTTTCTGGGCGGAAGTACCGACGGGCTTGAGGGGGGTATCGATGACCGGCCCGCCGCCGCCTTCAACCTGATGACGCTGGCCATGCTCTGCGGCACCGACCTGATGCCCGACCTGACCGGCCACGTGGTCATGGTGGAGGAGGTCTCGGAGCATCTCTACGCGGTTGACCGGCTGTTTTTCCATGTGACCCAGCACCTTGGCAATGTTGCCGGGATCAGGCTCGGACGGATCAGCGACGTGCCGGAGAACGACCGGCCGTTCGGCGCGAGCGAGGAGGATATCGCCCGCCACTGGTGCGCCCGCACCGGCATCCCCTATCTCGGTTTTGCCGATATCGGCCATGATGCCGGCAACAAGATCGTGCCGTTCGGGCTTGCGGCAGAGGCTCTGCGCGCATAG
- the fabD gene encoding ACP S-malonyltransferase, whose amino-acid sequence MRAFVFPGQGSQKVGMGAELAAASAAAREVFEEVDEALSQPLSGIMRDGPESALTLTENAQPAIMANAIATLRVLEREFGVSLADKGDCVAGHSLGEYTSLCAIGAFSLADTALLLKLRGQAMQAAVPVGQGAMCALLGADLDAAQKLAEAAAEGQVCEVANDNDPTQVVLSGHAAAIERAVAMVKDFGIKRGVPLPVSAPFHCSLMQPAADAMAAALAETPPGSFALPLYANVTAAAVTDPREEQRLLVEQVTGRVRWRESVLAMRAAGVEQFVELGGKVLGPMIGRIDKEAEAISVVTMADLEALAKEIG is encoded by the coding sequence ATGAGAGCATTCGTTTTCCCGGGGCAGGGCAGTCAGAAGGTCGGCATGGGGGCAGAACTGGCCGCCGCCAGCGCTGCTGCGCGTGAAGTGTTCGAGGAAGTCGACGAGGCGCTGTCGCAGCCCTTGTCGGGCATCATGCGCGACGGTCCGGAATCAGCCCTGACGCTGACCGAGAACGCCCAGCCCGCCATCATGGCCAATGCGATTGCCACGCTGCGGGTGCTGGAGCGCGAGTTTGGCGTGTCGCTGGCCGACAAGGGTGATTGCGTCGCCGGGCACAGCTTGGGCGAGTACACCTCCCTGTGCGCGATCGGGGCGTTCTCGCTGGCCGATACGGCCCTACTGCTCAAGTTGCGCGGGCAGGCGATGCAGGCGGCGGTGCCGGTCGGGCAGGGGGCGATGTGCGCGCTGCTCGGGGCCGATCTCGACGCGGCGCAGAAGCTGGCCGAAGCCGCGGCCGAGGGGCAGGTGTGCGAGGTGGCGAATGACAATGACCCGACCCAGGTCGTGCTCTCCGGCCATGCCGCTGCGATCGAGCGGGCCGTGGCCATGGTCAAGGACTTCGGCATCAAGCGCGGCGTGCCGCTGCCGGTCTCGGCGCCGTTCCATTGCTCCCTGATGCAGCCGGCGGCGGATGCGATGGCGGCGGCTTTGGCCGAGACTCCTCCGGGCAGCTTCGCCCTGCCGCTCTATGCCAATGTCACTGCCGCTGCCGTGACCGACCCGCGCGAGGAACAACGCCTGCTGGTCGAACAGGTGACCGGCCGGGTGCGCTGGCGCGAATCCGTTCTGGCCATGCGGGCAGCAGGTGTTGAGCAGTTCGTCGAACTGGGGGGCAAGGTCCTCGGCCCGATGATCGGCCGGATCGACAAGGAAGCCGAAGCGATCAGCGTGGTGACCATGGCCGATCTCGAAGCGTTGGCGAAGGAAATCGGATAA
- the fabG gene encoding 3-oxoacyl-ACP reductase FabG: MFSLEGKTALVTGASGGIGSAIAITLAKQGARLALSGSNGAKVRAFREQLNDEIGGDHVEITCDLSNATQVEELIPATLDTFGKLDILVNNAGITRDNLAMRMKDEEWDQVIRINLEAAFRLMRAATKPMMKARHGRIVTITSVVGATGNPGQVNYAAAKGGLTAMSKALAQEVASRGITVNCVAPGFIRTAMTEVLPDAQKEALNARIPMGRMGEGSDIGAAVAYLASNEAGYITGQTLHVNGGMAMLG, encoded by the coding sequence ATGTTCTCACTCGAAGGAAAAACCGCCCTTGTGACCGGTGCCAGCGGGGGCATCGGTTCCGCCATTGCCATCACGCTTGCAAAGCAAGGTGCGCGACTGGCGCTCAGCGGCTCCAACGGGGCCAAGGTGCGCGCCTTTCGCGAACAGCTCAACGATGAGATCGGCGGCGACCATGTGGAAATCACCTGCGACCTGTCGAATGCCACGCAGGTGGAGGAGCTGATCCCGGCGACGCTGGATACTTTCGGCAAGCTCGATATCCTGGTCAACAACGCGGGGATCACGCGTGACAACCTCGCCATGCGGATGAAGGACGAGGAATGGGATCAGGTGATCCGCATCAACCTTGAGGCCGCATTCCGCCTCATGCGTGCGGCAACCAAGCCGATGATGAAGGCGCGGCATGGCCGGATCGTCACCATTACCAGCGTGGTCGGGGCGACCGGCAATCCGGGGCAGGTCAACTATGCCGCAGCCAAGGGCGGCCTCACCGCGATGAGCAAGGCGCTGGCGCAGGAAGTCGCCAGCCGCGGCATCACCGTCAACTGTGTTGCCCCTGGCTTCATTCGAACCGCGATGACCGAGGTGCTGCCGGATGCCCAGAAAGAGGCGCTCAACGCGCGTATTCCGATGGGCCGGATGGGCGAGGGCAGCGATATCGGCGCGGCGGTGGCCTATCTCGCCAGCAACGAGGCGGGCTATATCACCGGCCAGACGCTGCATGTGAACGGCGGGATGGCCATGCTTGGCTGA
- the dnaN gene encoding DNA polymerase III subunit beta, with amino-acid sequence MKATIERATLLRCLSHVQSVVERRNTIPILSNVLIEASAGGAVKVMATDLDLQVIETMNAASVDAAGAITVSAHLLFDIARKLPEGSQVSLETADNRMAVKAGRSRFSLPTLPRDDFPVIVEGDLPTSFEMPARTLAELIDRTRFAISTEETRYYLNGIFLHVSDEDRPVLKAAATDGHRLARYTIDRPEGAEGMPDVIVPRKAVAELRKLLEESLDGSVQIDLSASKVRFTLGGEGGLVLTSKLIDGTFPDYSRVIPTGNDKLLKIDPKSFYEGVDRVATIATEKTRAVKMGLERDKVTLSVTSPDNGTAAEEVSAEYTSEAFEIGFNANYLKDILNQIDSDTVELHLADAGAPTLIRKDDKSPALYVLMPMRV; translated from the coding sequence ATGAAGGCCACAATCGAACGCGCAACACTGCTCCGGTGCCTCAGCCACGTCCAGTCGGTCGTGGAGCGGCGCAACACGATCCCGATTCTCTCCAATGTGCTGATCGAGGCGAGCGCCGGCGGGGCGGTCAAGGTCATGGCGACCGATCTCGATCTCCAGGTGATCGAGACGATGAACGCGGCTTCGGTCGATGCCGCCGGTGCCATCACTGTGTCGGCCCATCTCCTGTTCGACATTGCCCGCAAGCTGCCCGAAGGCAGCCAGGTCAGCCTGGAGACGGCGGACAACCGGATGGCGGTCAAGGCCGGGCGCAGCCGATTCAGCCTGCCGACCCTGCCGCGCGATGACTTCCCGGTCATTGTCGAGGGCGACCTGCCGACCAGCTTCGAAATGCCGGCACGCACGCTGGCCGAACTGATCGACCGCACCCGCTTTGCGATCAGCACCGAGGAAACGCGCTATTACCTCAACGGTATCTTCCTGCATGTCTCGGACGAGGATCGCCCGGTGCTGAAGGCCGCCGCGACTGACGGGCACCGGCTGGCGCGTTATACCATTGACCGGCCCGAAGGCGCCGAGGGAATGCCGGACGTGATCGTGCCCCGCAAGGCGGTGGCCGAACTGCGCAAGCTGCTCGAAGAATCGCTCGACGGCAGCGTCCAGATCGATCTGTCCGCCAGCAAGGTCCGTTTCACGTTGGGCGGCGAAGGCGGCCTGGTGCTGACCAGCAAGCTGATCGACGGCACGTTCCCCGATTACAGCCGGGTTATCCCGACCGGTAACGACAAGCTGCTCAAGATCGACCCCAAGAGCTTCTACGAAGGCGTGGACCGCGTCGCGACCATCGCCACCGAGAAGACCCGCGCGGTCAAGATGGGGCTGGAGCGGGACAAGGTCACGCTGTCAGTCACCTCGCCCGACAATGGCACAGCGGCGGAAGAAGTTTCGGCCGAGTACACCTCCGAAGCGTTCGAGATCGGCTTCAATGCGAACTACCTGAAGGACATTCTCAACCAGATCGACAGCGATACGGTCGAACTGCACCTGGCCGATGCCGGGGCGCCGACCCTGATCCGCAAGGATGACAAGTCGCCTGCGCTCTATGTCCTGATGCCGATGCGGGTTTAA